In one window of Cytophagaceae bacterium ABcell3 DNA:
- a CDS encoding cbb3-type cytochrome c oxidase subunit I has product MSASQINLDHSAAHDHHDDHDHHDQSWIRKYIFSEDHKMIGKQFLVTGIFWALIGGFFSLAFRLQLGFQELDVSFLEPIFGRWIVNGKIDPEFFLALVTMHGTIMVFFVLTAGLSGTFANFLIPLQIGARDMASGFMNMLSYWFFFASSVIMFISLFLSTGPASGGWVIYPPLSALPEAMSGSGLGMTLWLVSMALFIVSTLLGGINYITTIINLRTKGMSFLRLPLTIWALFFTAIIGLLSFPVLFSAALLLIFDRSFGTSFYLSDIYIAGQALLHEGGSPILFQHLFWFLGHPEVYIVILPALGISSEIISTNSRKPIFGYKAMIGSMAAISVLSFIVWAHHMFVSGMNPFLGSIFMFLTLIIAVPSAVKAFNYITTLWRGNIIFTPAMLFSIGLVSFFVSGGLTGIILGNSAADIQLHDTYFVVAHFHLVMGSASFFGMLAGVYHWFPKMFGRMMDEKLGYIHFWLTFIGVYLVFFPLHYIGIAGFPRRYYAFTSFEFTNKFVDLNLFVTVAAIITFAVQFIFLFNFFYSMFKGRKATANPWGSNTLEWTTPINPGHGNWPGEIPTVYRWPYDYSKPGADEDYIPQNVPYSKTMSSNFPHENERMLIDEAEEVNEKK; this is encoded by the coding sequence ATGTCTGCATCTCAAATAAATTTAGATCACAGCGCTGCTCACGATCATCATGATGACCATGATCACCATGATCAGAGTTGGATAAGGAAATATATATTCTCCGAAGACCACAAGATGATCGGTAAACAATTTCTTGTAACTGGTATCTTTTGGGCATTGATAGGAGGGTTCTTTTCTTTGGCTTTCCGTTTACAACTTGGATTCCAGGAACTAGATGTTTCTTTCCTTGAGCCTATCTTTGGACGTTGGATTGTCAATGGAAAAATTGACCCTGAATTCTTCCTTGCATTGGTTACTATGCATGGTACTATAATGGTCTTTTTCGTATTAACTGCGGGACTTAGTGGTACCTTCGCAAACTTCTTAATCCCTCTTCAAATTGGTGCCCGTGATATGGCTTCTGGGTTTATGAACATGCTTTCTTACTGGTTCTTCTTTGCTTCCAGTGTTATCATGTTTATCTCTCTTTTCCTATCAACTGGACCTGCTTCTGGAGGTTGGGTTATTTATCCACCATTAAGTGCTTTGCCTGAGGCTATGTCAGGTTCTGGCTTAGGAATGACTTTGTGGTTGGTGTCAATGGCTTTGTTTATTGTATCTACTTTATTAGGTGGTATTAACTATATTACTACTATCATTAACCTTAGAACAAAAGGTATGTCTTTCCTTAGACTTCCTTTGACTATTTGGGCACTATTCTTTACTGCTATTATTGGACTTCTTTCTTTCCCTGTTCTTTTTTCAGCAGCTTTGCTTTTGATTTTTGATAGAAGTTTTGGTACAAGTTTTTACCTGTCTGATATTTATATTGCCGGTCAGGCATTATTGCACGAAGGCGGTAGCCCTATTCTTTTCCAGCACCTTTTCTGGTTCCTAGGACACCCTGAAGTGTATATTGTTATTCTTCCTGCTTTAGGTATTTCTTCTGAAATTATTTCAACTAATTCAAGAAAACCTATTTTTGGATACAAGGCAATGATCGGTTCAATGGCTGCTATTAGTGTGCTTTCGTTCATAGTTTGGGCACACCATATGTTTGTCAGTGGTATGAATCCTTTCTTAGGTTCAATATTCATGTTCCTTACTTTGATTATTGCTGTTCCTTCAGCAGTAAAAGCCTTTAATTATATCACAACACTTTGGAGAGGAAATATCATATTTACCCCTGCTATGTTGTTCTCTATCGGCTTGGTATCTTTCTTTGTGTCAGGTGGTTTGACTGGTATTATTCTAGGAAACTCAGCGGCTGATATCCAATTGCATGATACTTACTTTGTGGTAGCTCACTTCCACCTTGTAATGGGTAGTGCGTCTTTCTTTGGTATGTTGGCAGGTGTTTACCACTGGTTCCCAAAGATGTTTGGTAGAATGATGGACGAGAAACTTGGTTATATACATTTCTGGCTTACATTCATTGGGGTATATCTTGTATTCTTCCCATTACACTATATTGGTATTGCGGGTTTCCCAAGAAGATACTATGCGTTTACTAGTTTTGAATTCACAAATAAGTTTGTAGACCTTAACTTATTTGTAACGGTAGCAGCTATTATCACTTTCGCTGTACAGTTTATTTTCCTTTTCAACTTCTTTTATAGCATGTTTAAAGGTAGAAAAGCCACAGCTAACCCATGGGGTTCTAATACCCTTGAGTGGACGACGCCTATTAACCCAGGACATGGTAATTGGCCAGGAGAGATTCCTACGGTTTACAGATGGCCTTATGACTATAGTAAACCTGGTGCTGATGAGGATTATATCCCTCAAA
- a CDS encoding cytochrome c oxidase subunit II, translating to MVIELIIGLAVVLILAILLVIFRVHTLISVMRGAYTKRVGRSNSINAMMMIIFMVVGLLAFAWYSSVASEHYLPEASTVHGVRTDRMFWITMAILVIAFVVVNIFLLFFAYRYQYREDRKAYFYPENHKLEVVWTVIPAIVMAILVFYGWREWSEITKMEPEDSVQVEIMGKQFAWQVRYPGKDGELGRYHYTLTDATNEMGVDFEDEASLDDFQPMEIRIPKGQPVVFHIRARDVLHSVFVPHFRLKMDAVPGMPTKFWFIPTKTTNEMRMELGDPSFNYELACTEICGRGHFGMRFIVVVVEPEEYERWHDAQQPFAALNADYVRPLLPDHLKDRLEPADVPDTADVPGPGAVQQDIDDIDPDVPTEEDVTAADEILDGDEEEDEGDVSDEVQTEDDENQD from the coding sequence ATGGTAATAGAACTTATAATAGGACTTGCTGTAGTTCTTATACTAGCTATCCTGTTAGTCATTTTCAGGGTCCATACCCTCATATCGGTTATGCGAGGAGCATATACCAAAAGGGTAGGACGGAGCAATAGTATTAACGCAATGATGATGATCATCTTCATGGTTGTTGGACTACTTGCTTTTGCCTGGTACTCTAGTGTTGCTTCGGAACATTATTTACCTGAAGCTTCTACTGTTCACGGGGTACGTACTGACAGGATGTTCTGGATTACTATGGCAATTCTGGTAATAGCCTTTGTTGTTGTAAATATCTTCCTTTTGTTTTTTGCCTATAGGTATCAATATAGGGAGGATAGAAAAGCATATTTTTATCCAGAAAACCATAAACTTGAAGTGGTATGGACTGTCATCCCTGCTATTGTTATGGCGATCCTTGTTTTTTACGGGTGGCGAGAGTGGTCTGAGATAACAAAAATGGAGCCTGAGGATAGTGTGCAGGTTGAAATTATGGGTAAACAGTTCGCTTGGCAGGTAAGATATCCTGGTAAAGATGGTGAACTAGGACGTTATCACTATACCCTTACAGATGCTACCAATGAAATGGGTGTTGACTTTGAAGATGAAGCAAGTTTGGATGATTTCCAACCTATGGAAATTCGGATTCCTAAGGGACAACCTGTAGTATTTCACATAAGAGCTCGTGATGTGCTTCACTCCGTATTTGTACCACACTTTAGGTTAAAAATGGATGCGGTTCCGGGTATGCCTACTAAGTTTTGGTTTATACCTACCAAAACTACCAATGAAATGCGTATGGAGCTGGGAGACCCATCTTTTAATTATGAATTAGCATGTACTGAGATTTGTGGCCGTGGCCATTTCGGTATGCGTTTTATCGTTGTTGTTGTCGAGCCGGAAGAGTATGAAAGATGGCATGATGCGCAACAGCCTTTTGCAGCACTTAATGCTGATTATGTTAGACCTTTGCTTCCTGATCATTTAAAAGACAGATTAGAGCCAGCAGATGTTCCTGATACTGCAGATGTTCCTGGGCCTGGAGCGGTACAGCAAGATATCGACGATATCGATCCTGACGTTCCGACTGAAGAGGATGTGACGGCAGCTGACGAAATATTAGATGGTGATGAGGAAGAGGATGAAGGTGATGTTTCTGATGAAGTTCAAACAGAGGACGATGAAAATCAGGATTAG
- a CDS encoding quinol:cytochrome C oxidoreductase, with protein sequence MTEEKFVFTSLARKRIFTVIGIGIVLLVVGMLLLSGGVGIDEPEHTRIYPEDIHHDHPQFEHVDWTYRVIKNLWHNNIFFVGIAIIGVFFIAFNYVAWAGWSAAIKRIPESFGYFLPVGAVLTILTFIAFNHEIFHWTHGYLTDPDDPRYDELIAGKSGYLNVGFFLVRTIIYFALWILVWYMLRKFSLAEDLEGGVTYYNKSIVWSALFLVIFGVTSSTSAWDWTLSIDPHFFSTMFGWYVLASWLISGLATITLIVLFLKDAGYLPYVSQHHLHDLGKFMFAFSIFWTYIWFAQFLLIYYANIPEESVYFVERLKADAYTPIFFFNLIINFLIPFLVLMTRDAKRQGIILKVVAIAILIGHWSDFYLMMTPGILGPHGGFDYLFFFVELGMTMIFAGIFAFCVLFGLSKASLIAKNHPMLEESTHHHVY encoded by the coding sequence ATGACCGAAGAAAAATTTGTTTTTACCAGTCTTGCCCGAAAAAGGATTTTTACTGTGATAGGGATTGGTATAGTTCTTTTAGTGGTAGGTATGCTATTATTATCGGGTGGAGTCGGTATTGATGAACCTGAACATACTAGAATATACCCTGAAGATATACATCATGACCATCCTCAATTTGAACATGTGGATTGGACCTATAGGGTTATCAAAAATCTCTGGCACAACAACATCTTCTTTGTAGGAATTGCAATTATTGGTGTATTTTTTATAGCTTTTAATTATGTTGCATGGGCAGGTTGGAGTGCCGCCATTAAGAGAATTCCCGAATCATTCGGTTACTTTCTTCCTGTTGGCGCTGTTTTAACCATTCTTACTTTTATAGCTTTTAACCACGAAATCTTTCATTGGACTCATGGGTATTTGACAGACCCTGATGATCCTAGGTATGATGAACTTATAGCTGGAAAGAGTGGGTACCTTAATGTAGGGTTCTTCCTTGTAAGAACTATTATCTACTTTGCCCTGTGGATTTTAGTTTGGTATATGTTAAGGAAGTTCTCTCTTGCAGAAGACCTTGAGGGTGGCGTTACTTACTATAACAAGAGCATTGTTTGGTCAGCTCTTTTCCTTGTAATTTTCGGAGTTACTTCTTCTACATCAGCATGGGACTGGACTTTATCCATTGACCCTCATTTCTTTAGTACAATGTTTGGCTGGTATGTGCTTGCTAGCTGGCTTATTAGTGGTTTAGCTACCATTACACTAATTGTACTTTTCCTTAAGGATGCAGGTTATCTACCATATGTTTCTCAGCATCACTTGCATGACTTGGGTAAGTTTATGTTTGCTTTCAGTATTTTCTGGACTTACATCTGGTTTGCTCAGTTCCTTCTTATTTACTATGCAAACATTCCAGAAGAGTCTGTATATTTTGTAGAGAGATTAAAGGCTGATGCTTATACGCCAATCTTCTTTTTTAATTTGATTATCAACTTCTTGATTCCTTTCTTAGTATTAATGACCAGAGATGCTAAGCGTCAGGGAATTATTCTTAAAGTTGTAGCTATTGCTATCCTTATTGGACACTGGAGTGATTTTTATTTAATGATGACTCCTGGTATTTTGGGACCTCATGGTGGTTTTGATTATCTTTTCTTCTTTGTTGAACTTGGTATGACAATGATTTTTGCTGGTATATTTGCTTTCTGTGTATTATTTGGATTATCTAAAGCAAGTCTGATAGCCAAAAATCATCCAATGCTGGAAGAAAGTACGCATCATCACGTATATTAA
- a CDS encoding cytochrome c, which yields MSFKKYIIFIFVLGLLSSCNHDFSHIGIHQEPRWEFAPNMYYSVPYEPLSQVTDSVNHPEYYNSNPYNPHGMTMREPVPGTISRHPKGILPMHMHPDSLEAAGLVPNPVPLTEVTLEEGRVLYQRFCSPCHGQTGEGDGAVGEVYGGVPLFASATLKDKPAGHIYHVITYGYNRMTSYATQLSPEERWKVVHFVHTLQQADQ from the coding sequence ATGTCCTTTAAAAAATATATTATTTTCATTTTTGTTCTGGGGCTGCTGTCTTCCTGTAACCACGATTTCAGTCACATTGGGATTCACCAGGAACCTAGGTGGGAATTTGCTCCCAACATGTATTATTCTGTTCCTTATGAGCCTCTTTCCCAGGTAACAGATTCAGTTAATCACCCTGAATATTATAACTCAAATCCTTATAATCCTCATGGGATGACAATGAGGGAACCTGTTCCTGGAACTATTAGCAGGCACCCTAAAGGTATTTTGCCTATGCACATGCACCCTGACAGCCTTGAGGCTGCTGGTTTAGTTCCTAATCCTGTACCTCTTACTGAAGTTACACTTGAGGAAGGTCGTGTTCTTTACCAAAGGTTTTGTAGCCCTTGTCATGGACAGACTGGTGAAGGTGATGGTGCCGTAGGTGAAGTTTATGGTGGTGTACCTTTATTTGCTAGTGCAACACTTAAAGATAAACCTGCTGGACATATTTACCATGTCATTACTTATGGATACAATCGTATGACTTCTTACGCTACTCAGTTAAGCCCTGAAGAGAGATGGAAAGTTGTACACTTTGTACATACTTTACAACAAGCAGATCAATAG
- a CDS encoding DUF3341 domain-containing protein has product MAKGKNFLLGIYKDEDVLVGAVSKVRVAGVRIHEVYTPFPVHGLDEALGYKPSNLPIVAFIFGLTGTICALCLTILTMGYDWPMVIGGKPFIPLPNFIPVTFELTVLLASLGMVGTFFVISGLKPWGRPFMFDPRSTDDCHVMAIDLDRNKLSKEEISQLLTESGASEVNSKIVE; this is encoded by the coding sequence ATGGCAAAGGGCAAGAATTTTTTACTTGGTATTTATAAAGATGAGGATGTCCTGGTAGGGGCAGTATCCAAAGTCCGTGTTGCCGGGGTTAGAATTCATGAGGTATATACACCTTTTCCGGTTCACGGTTTAGATGAGGCATTGGGTTATAAGCCTTCAAACCTACCTATAGTTGCATTTATTTTTGGACTTACAGGTACAATTTGTGCACTTTGTCTTACTATACTTACCATGGGATATGATTGGCCAATGGTGATAGGTGGTAAACCTTTTATTCCATTGCCAAACTTTATACCAGTTACTTTTGAACTTACAGTTCTTTTGGCCTCCCTAGGTATGGTAGGTACCTTTTTTGTCATTAGTGGATTAAAGCCTTGGGGTAGACCTTTTATGTTTGACCCTAGAAGTACTGATGACTGTCACGTAATGGCTATCGACCTTGACAGAAACAAGCTTTCTAAAGAGGAGATCAGTCAGTTGCTTACAGAAAGTGGTGCCAGTGAGGTAAATAGCAAAATTGTTGAATAA
- the nrfD gene encoding NrfD/PsrC family molybdoenzyme membrane anchor subunit, producing MQVTSPVRPPLVTGGKTVSDVTVDICKQVEGKPTKSWMVAFTISVITLAFGSYCLFWTWWEGIGVWGLNKTVGWAWDITNFVWWVGIGHAGTLISAILLLFRQKWRTSINRAAEAMTIFAVLCAASFILAHMGRPWLAFWAIPLPNTFGSLWVNFNSPLVWDVFAISTYLTVSLVFWYVGLIPDFATIRERATGIRRAIYGALSLGWDGSAKSWSRYEAVSLVLAGLSTPLVLSVHTIVSMDFATSVIPGWHTTIFPPYFVAGAIFSGFAMVLTLMLITRVVFKLQDYITINHIESMNKIIVLTGSIVGIAYITELFMAWYSGVYYEQYALFYNRAFGGDYLWAYWAMMTCNVISPQLFWFKKVRTSIYWTFILSIIVNIGMWFERFVIIVTSLSRDFLPSSWAYFSPTIYDVGDYVFSFGLFFTLFLLFTKYFPVVNMAEVKSVLKSSSKQQTK from the coding sequence ATGCAAGTTACTTCACCCGTAAGGCCGCCATTAGTAACAGGTGGTAAGACTGTTTCCGATGTTACTGTTGATATATGTAAGCAGGTAGAAGGGAAACCAACCAAGTCTTGGATGGTTGCCTTTACAATATCTGTAATTACCCTTGCCTTTGGTTCATACTGCCTGTTTTGGACATGGTGGGAAGGTATAGGTGTTTGGGGACTAAACAAAACTGTAGGTTGGGCCTGGGATATCACCAACTTCGTATGGTGGGTTGGTATAGGTCACGCTGGTACCCTAATATCAGCAATCCTTCTTCTATTTAGACAGAAATGGAGAACCTCTATTAACCGTGCTGCTGAAGCGATGACTATTTTTGCTGTTTTGTGTGCAGCGAGTTTTATTTTGGCGCACATGGGACGTCCTTGGTTAGCTTTTTGGGCTATACCTCTCCCTAATACATTTGGTTCTTTATGGGTTAACTTTAACTCTCCACTTGTATGGGACGTTTTTGCTATTTCTACTTACTTGACGGTATCTCTGGTTTTTTGGTATGTTGGACTTATTCCTGACTTTGCTACCATTCGTGAACGTGCTACAGGAATTAGAAGAGCTATATACGGTGCATTAAGCCTTGGCTGGGATGGTTCAGCAAAATCTTGGTCAAGATATGAAGCTGTCAGTCTTGTACTTGCAGGTCTTTCTACACCTCTTGTACTTTCGGTGCACACTATTGTATCAATGGACTTTGCAACTTCTGTAATACCTGGTTGGCACACAACTATTTTCCCGCCATACTTTGTGGCTGGTGCTATTTTCTCAGGTTTTGCCATGGTATTGACCTTGATGCTTATCACTAGGGTAGTGTTTAAACTTCAAGACTATATAACAATTAACCACATTGAATCTATGAACAAGATCATTGTTCTAACAGGATCAATTGTGGGTATTGCTTATATCACCGAGCTTTTCATGGCTTGGTATTCAGGTGTATATTACGAACAATATGCATTGTTCTATAACAGAGCTTTTGGTGGTGATTACCTATGGGCTTACTGGGCTATGATGACTTGTAACGTAATTTCGCCTCAGCTTTTCTGGTTTAAGAAAGTTAGAACGAGTATCTACTGGACTTTCATCCTTTCAATTATTGTAAACATAGGTATGTGGTTTGAGCGTTTTGTAATTATTGTTACCTCGCTTTCAAGAGACTTCTTACCTTCAAGTTGGGCGTATTTCTCGCCTACAATATATGACGTAGGAGATTATGTGTTCTCTTTCGGTCTATTCTTTACTCTCTTCCTATTGTTTACCAAGTATTTTCCAGTGGTAAACATGGCCGAGGTGAAAAGTGTACTTAAATCATCTTCAAAACAACAGACTAAATAA
- a CDS encoding TAT-variant-translocated molybdopterin oxidoreductase produces MKDKNKIYWQSIEQLSQDPEFQQDGEREFPESAVPSKGSETEDKGPDRRDFLKVMGFSVAAASLAACDTPVKKIIPYVNKPEEIEPGIANWYASTYLDGSDYCSVLVKTREGRPIKIEGNKLSSVTKGGTSARAQASVLSLYDETRLHFFTVEGQPQRVKNNTEYRSIDNDIIAGLNNAQNAGKGIRIVSSTIMSPSTKAVINDFISRYPNAQHVQYDAVSASGILAANEASFGRRVIPSYDFSKANVIVSFGADFLGTWISPIEYAKQYASTRKLSKDKKSMSRHYQFETTLTVTGSNADYRQPVRPSQEGLFVAALYNKLASNRINVPAVESDLVDQAAQDLLANRGKSLVVSGSNDAAVQTLVNEINNILGNYGTSIDINTPSNQKQGNDAAMANFISDVEGGNIGAVIFYNANPVYDHPKGQALANSLENVDLKISFSERADETAALCNYVCPDRHFLESWNDAEPKQGFYSLGQPTISPLFKGTRQAQDSLLIWAGRNVDYYTYIQNHWRNNIFEGGNFQSQWDKALHDGIYEVAQDGGETPSINTDLSGVQQAIRNNYSAEPQGLEISFYETVSVGNGKFANNPWLQELPDPLSKVTWDNYLAIPMSIANEQGLKQGDLVNLTVDGNRLNKAIPVLVQPGQANGTVSVALGYGRVRSGSVGDEIGVDAYPLLSVTSDTVAYTGLNVTFEKTGESQKLAQTQTALTSMARPVVQEATLSEYQSDPYAGRFKPMIHTSEGHRKPMDVTLWYEHEMPNHLWGMSIDLNSCIGCNACIIACNAENNIPVVGKTEVLNRREMHWLRIDRYYSSPAETGKYFDGDQVALENPAENPRVTFQPMLCQHCNHAPCETVCPVAATTHSSDGLNQMAYNRCIGTRYCANNCPYKVRRFNWFKYYNNPGHFDKNTPMNTALGRMVLNPDVTVRSRGVMEKCSMCVQRIQEGRLHAKRERRRPVDGEIVTACAGACPTDAIVFGDLNDKESQVYKTIAEQNKERSFTVLEEINVRPNIAYLTKIRNINKA; encoded by the coding sequence ATGAAAGATAAAAATAAAATATACTGGCAAAGTATAGAACAATTATCACAGGATCCTGAATTTCAGCAAGATGGCGAAAGGGAGTTCCCGGAGTCAGCTGTTCCGAGCAAAGGCTCAGAAACTGAGGATAAAGGTCCTGACCGTAGGGATTTTCTTAAAGTAATGGGTTTTAGTGTTGCGGCAGCATCTTTAGCTGCTTGTGATACGCCGGTTAAAAAAATTATCCCTTACGTAAACAAACCTGAAGAAATAGAACCAGGAATTGCAAACTGGTATGCTTCTACTTATTTGGACGGAAGTGACTATTGTAGTGTATTAGTTAAGACGCGTGAAGGTCGTCCTATAAAAATAGAAGGCAATAAATTATCTAGTGTTACAAAAGGTGGTACTAGTGCGAGAGCACAGGCTTCTGTTCTTTCTTTATATGATGAAACAAGGCTTCATTTCTTTACCGTTGAGGGTCAGCCTCAACGTGTAAAAAACAATACAGAATATAGATCCATCGATAATGATATTATTGCTGGACTAAATAATGCCCAAAACGCTGGTAAAGGAATTAGAATAGTATCTTCTACTATTATGAGTCCTTCCACGAAAGCTGTTATTAACGACTTTATTTCGAGATACCCTAATGCACAGCATGTACAGTATGATGCTGTTTCTGCATCAGGTATACTGGCAGCTAATGAAGCATCTTTTGGCAGAAGGGTAATTCCTTCATATGACTTCAGCAAAGCAAACGTAATTGTAAGCTTTGGAGCAGACTTCCTAGGTACTTGGATTTCTCCTATAGAGTATGCGAAACAGTACGCTTCTACTAGGAAACTAAGCAAGGACAAAAAGTCTATGAGCCGTCATTACCAATTTGAAACTACGCTTACTGTTACAGGTAGTAATGCCGATTATCGTCAACCTGTTAGACCTAGTCAGGAAGGTTTATTTGTTGCAGCGCTTTATAACAAATTGGCTTCTAATAGAATTAACGTTCCTGCGGTAGAAAGCGATCTTGTAGATCAGGCTGCCCAGGATTTGTTAGCTAATAGAGGTAAATCTTTAGTAGTTTCTGGTTCAAATGATGCTGCTGTTCAGACGCTGGTTAACGAAATTAACAACATCCTTGGAAATTACGGAACATCAATAGACATCAATACCCCTTCTAATCAGAAACAAGGTAACGATGCTGCTATGGCCAATTTCATCAGTGATGTTGAAGGTGGTAATATTGGAGCTGTTATTTTCTACAATGCAAATCCAGTATATGATCACCCTAAAGGTCAAGCATTAGCTAATAGTTTAGAAAATGTTGACCTTAAAATATCTTTCTCAGAAAGAGCAGACGAAACTGCTGCATTGTGCAACTACGTTTGTCCTGATAGACATTTTCTTGAATCATGGAATGATGCTGAGCCTAAGCAAGGTTTTTACAGCTTAGGACAGCCAACTATATCTCCTTTATTCAAAGGTACCAGACAAGCTCAAGATAGTTTACTGATTTGGGCAGGTAGAAATGTAGATTATTATACTTATATCCAGAACCACTGGAGAAATAATATTTTTGAAGGAGGAAACTTCCAATCACAATGGGACAAAGCGCTTCATGATGGTATATATGAAGTAGCTCAAGACGGTGGTGAGACTCCTTCTATTAATACAGACCTATCAGGTGTTCAACAAGCAATTAGGAACAACTATAGTGCAGAACCTCAAGGTTTAGAGATTTCTTTTTATGAAACTGTTAGTGTTGGTAATGGTAAATTTGCCAACAACCCTTGGCTTCAAGAATTGCCTGATCCACTTTCGAAGGTAACATGGGATAACTATTTGGCTATACCGATGAGTATTGCCAATGAGCAAGGTCTTAAGCAAGGTGACCTAGTTAACCTAACTGTTGATGGAAACAGATTGAATAAGGCTATTCCTGTTTTGGTTCAACCAGGTCAAGCAAACGGTACTGTTTCTGTAGCACTAGGATACGGTAGGGTACGGTCTGGTAGTGTAGGAGATGAAATAGGAGTAGATGCCTACCCTCTACTTTCAGTGACTAGCGACACTGTAGCATATACTGGTCTTAACGTTACATTTGAAAAAACTGGCGAATCGCAAAAACTAGCTCAAACACAAACGGCGTTGACCTCTATGGCGCGTCCAGTGGTTCAAGAAGCTACTTTGTCAGAGTACCAGAGCGATCCATATGCTGGAAGGTTCAAACCAATGATCCATACCTCAGAAGGACATCGTAAACCTATGGATGTTACACTTTGGTATGAGCATGAAATGCCTAACCATTTATGGGGTATGAGCATTGACCTTAACTCATGTATAGGATGTAATGCTTGTATCATTGCTTGTAATGCGGAAAATAATATCCCAGTAGTTGGTAAAACTGAGGTTCTTAACAGAAGGGAGATGCACTGGTTAAGAATTGATAGATATTATAGCAGTCCTGCAGAGACTGGAAAGTATTTTGATGGAGATCAAGTCGCATTAGAGAATCCTGCAGAAAACCCTAGGGTAACTTTCCAACCTATGTTATGTCAGCACTGTAACCACGCACCATGTGAGACAGTATGTCCTGTGGCTGCTACCACACACAGTTCTGATGGACTTAACCAAATGGCTTATAACAGATGTATCGGTACAAGATATTGTGCTAACAACTGTCCTTATAAAGTAAGAAGGTTTAACTGGTTTAAGTATTACAATAACCCAGGACACTTTGACAAAAACACGCCAATGAATACTGCATTGGGTAGAATGGTTCTTAATCCTGATGTTACCGTCCGGTCGAGAGGGGTTATGGAAAAATGTAGTATGTGTGTACAGCGTATCCAAGAAGGAAGATTGCACGCAAAAAGAGAAAGAAGAAGACCGGTTGATGGGGAAATTGTTACAGCCTGTGCTGGAGCATGTCCTACCGATGCTATTGTATTCGGAGATCTTAATGATAAAGAAAGTCAGGTATATAAGACTATTGCAGAACAGAATAAAGAAAGATCCTTTACTGTACTGGAAGAGATTAATGTCAGACCGAATATCGCCTATTTAACGAAAATCAGAAATATCAATAAAGCTTAA